A genomic window from Heptranchias perlo isolate sHepPer1 chromosome 20, sHepPer1.hap1, whole genome shotgun sequence includes:
- the LOC137335667 gene encoding zinc finger protein 271-like, with translation MHQRFHSDKRPFKCSNCEKRFKSKSNLLTHQRIHTGERPFTCTVCGKGFTRSSQLLSHQRVHTEERPFSCSVCGKGFTGSSTLLTHQRVHTRESPFTCSVCKKRFTQSSHLLSHQRVHSDERPFKCSDCEKRFKSKRNLLTHQCTHTGERPFTCSVCGKGFTRSSILLTHQRVHTGERPFNCSVCKKRFTQSSHLLQHQQVHSDERPFKCSDCGKRFKIRIELLRHQRTHTGERPFTCSLCEKRFTRSSNLLSHQRVHTDERPFKCSDCEKRFNSKIDLLSHQRSHTGEWPFTCTACGKGFTRSSTLLMHQRTHTGERPFTCSVCGKGFTRSSTLLTHQRAHTGERPFTCSVCKKRFTQSSHLLSHQRVHTDERPFKCPDCEKRFKIRNEMVRHQRTHTGERPFTCSVCQKRFTRSSNLLSHQRVHSDERPFKCSDSEKRFKSKIDLLTHQRTHTGERPFTCSFCEKRFTRSSTLLRHQRVHSGERPLNVLTLGRDLKSETNC, from the coding sequence ATGCACCAGCGATTTCACTCTGATAAGCGACCTTTTAAGTGTTCGAATTGTgaaaagaggtttaaaagcaaaagtaacctgctgacacaccaacgcattcacaccggggagaggccgttcacctgcaccgtgtgtgggaagggattcactcggtcatctcagcttctgtcacaccagcgagttcacactgaggagaggccgttctcctgctccgtgtgtgggaagggattcactggttcatccaccctgctgacacaccagcgagttcacactagggagagcccgttcacctgctccgtgtgtaagaagagattcactcagtcatcccaccttttgtcacaccagcgagttcactctgatgagagaccttttaaatgttctgactgtgagaagaggtttaaaagcaaaaggaatctgctgacacaccaatgcactcacactggggagaggccgttcacctgctccgtgtgtgggaagggattcactcggtcatccatcctgctgacacaccagcgagttcacactggggagaggcctttcaactgctccgtgtgtaagaagagattcactcagtcatcccaccttctgcaacaccagcaagttcactctgatgagagaccttttaaatgttctgactgtgggaagagatttaaaatcagaattgAACtattgagacaccaacgcactcacactggggagaggccgttcacctgctccttgtgtgagaagagatttactcggtcatccaaccttctgtcacaccagcgagttcacactgatgagagaccttttaaatgttctgactgtgagaagagattcaaCAGCAAAATTGATCTGCTGTCACAccaacgcagtcacactggggagtggccgttcacctgcactgcatgtgggaagggattcactcggtcatccaccctgttgatgcaccaacgcacccacactggggagaggccgttcacctgctctgtgtgtgggaagggattcactcggtcatccactctgctgacacaccagcgagctcacactggggagaggccattcacctgctctgtgtgtaagaagagattcactcaatcatcacaccttctgtcacaccagcgagttcacactgatgagagaccttttaagtgtcctgactgtgagaagagatttaaaatcagaaacgaaatggtgagacaccaacgcactcacactggggagaggccgttcacctgctccgtgtgtcagaagagatttactcggtcatccaaccttctgtcacaccagcgagttcactccgatgagagaccttttaaatgttctgacagtgagaagagatttaaaagcaaaattgatctgCTGACTCAccagcgcactcacactggggagagaccgttcacctgttccttctgtgagaagagatttacccggtcatccaccctgctgagacaccagcgagttcactctggtgagagacctttaaatgttctgactttgggaagagatttaaaatcagaaacgaactgctga